From the genome of Hymenobacter sp. PAMC 26628, one region includes:
- a CDS encoding RagB/SusD family nutrient uptake outer membrane protein translates to MQISLNIKPRILMLAGAITALMGASGCSPTTIDPITDPNNPSLESVASNASQSQLAALVTGTEALFRLGHTNTGPYNQITGTLGREVIILASNEQRWYGEILGTGSTLDNSAFYSVGSYNTFARLNRAANILRQSTQATSVVTDAQKQGILGFADTYEALGKLHLINLMGENGIRIDVADFQHPGKFTAGSAPALANIRQLLDQGATELGKAGTSFAFILSAGYTGFNTPATFLQFNRALAARVALYQGDNAGALTALGASFYSQTGSLSVGPLLTFSPGTGGDEANLYYQALNQGPSTLVTVPDNFVNEAEAGDLRLSKVSKRIVDPAVAGTGPRTLGGITGTYEPTIYTSPAAPLSIIRNEELILISAEAKAKTNNLAGAVADINVIRTKAGGLQAYSGAVTQDDLINEILRQRRYSLFYEGQFWVDLRRLGKLNPTPTPNITLAFSTGKFKLFDRLAKPFAEVAWDQANP, encoded by the coding sequence ATGCAAATTTCACTTAATATTAAGCCGCGCATTCTCATGCTAGCCGGAGCCATAACCGCGCTGATGGGTGCTTCAGGCTGTAGCCCGACCACAATTGACCCTATTACCGACCCCAATAACCCTAGCTTGGAAAGCGTTGCGAGCAACGCGTCACAGTCGCAGTTGGCAGCACTGGTAACCGGCACGGAAGCCCTTTTTCGTTTAGGTCACACTAATACCGGTCCTTACAACCAAATAACAGGTACCCTAGGGCGCGAAGTCATTATCTTGGCCAGTAATGAGCAGCGTTGGTACGGCGAAATTCTAGGTACTGGCTCGACCCTGGACAATTCTGCTTTTTACTCCGTAGGATCTTATAATACCTTCGCCCGCCTGAACCGCGCCGCAAATATCTTGCGTCAGTCCACTCAGGCTACTTCGGTCGTTACCGACGCACAGAAGCAAGGTATTCTAGGGTTTGCTGATACCTACGAAGCTTTAGGCAAGTTGCATTTAATCAATTTGATGGGTGAAAATGGCATTCGCATCGACGTAGCTGATTTCCAGCACCCTGGTAAATTTACTGCCGGTTCGGCTCCAGCATTGGCCAATATCCGCCAGCTTCTTGACCAAGGAGCAACTGAATTGGGGAAAGCGGGAACTTCCTTCGCCTTTATTTTATCCGCTGGGTACACGGGATTTAATACTCCCGCTACATTTTTGCAGTTCAACCGGGCCTTAGCCGCCCGGGTAGCATTATACCAAGGTGATAATGCCGGAGCATTAACGGCCTTAGGTGCCTCCTTTTATTCCCAAACTGGTTCGCTGTCGGTGGGCCCCCTACTTACTTTCAGCCCCGGTACCGGCGGTGACGAAGCTAATTTATACTACCAAGCCCTTAACCAAGGACCTTCGACTTTGGTAACGGTACCGGATAATTTCGTGAACGAAGCCGAAGCTGGTGATTTACGCCTTAGCAAAGTATCTAAACGAATTGTGGATCCAGCCGTCGCAGGCACGGGACCACGTACCCTTGGTGGCATCACAGGCACCTACGAGCCCACTATATACACGTCGCCAGCAGCTCCGCTGAGTATCATTCGCAATGAAGAGTTAATTCTCATCTCAGCGGAAGCGAAAGCGAAAACCAACAATTTGGCAGGTGCGGTGGCCGACATCAATGTTATTCGTACCAAAGCCGGTGGACTGCAAGCTTACTCCGGGGCCGTGACGCAAGACGACCTGATAAACGAAATTTTGCGCCAACGTCGGTACTCACTCTTTTACGAGGGACAATTCTGGGTCGACTTACGTCGATTGGGTAAATTAAATCCTACCCCTACACCTAACATTACGCTAGCTTTTTCGACCGGTAAGTTCAAGTTATTCGACCGCTTGGCAAAACCATTCGCCGAAGTTGCTTGGGACCAAGCCAATCCGTAA
- a CDS encoding chorismate mutase — MEELAEYKKANDVKILQFDRWKEIFATRSAWAETLHVNKDFVGELYKLIHLESIRKQTEVLNGGAVDGDLHLGPGL, encoded by the coding sequence GTGGAAGAACTAGCTGAATACAAAAAAGCCAACGACGTTAAAATCCTCCAGTTCGACCGCTGGAAGGAAATCTTCGCCACCCGCTCGGCTTGGGCCGAAACGCTGCACGTTAACAAGGATTTTGTGGGGGAACTATACAAGTTAATTCACTTGGAAAGCATCCGCAAGCAGACGGAAGTACTTAATGGGGGGGCCGTGGATGGGGACTTACATCTCGGGCCGGGACTGTAG
- a CDS encoding SusC/RagA family TonB-linked outer membrane protein, whose translation MKQFSILLFLMLTCLLQQAFAQDKTLSGRVTDSNSQGIPGVTVLAKGTRAGTATNANGDFSFSAPAGTTTLSFSFVGYKTVERDVTSTNSVTVALEVAPRDLDEVVVNGLASTVKRSNLANAVTTVSAQELYGSTRPVTVDAALSGKVVGANINATSGAPGGGVSVQLRGISTLTGNVQPLYVIDGVYAVSQEIGNGAGSLAFSGASGGTGRTTQDNGTNRISDLNPADIESIEILKGPSAAAIYGQRANAGVIIIKTKRGVAGQTKVNVSQDLGLQFIQRYIGHEAFNADKITLLDGTGAGGQAEQANFAAAQASGKIYDYEKEVFGNKAFMRNTNVSISGGNDRTKFYASGSNTREDGIVKNTNYQRSSVRLNLDQKIGSFIDLSVNSGYYNSTNRRSFFGNDNNGVSVGYNLLSIRDYDELHPDPITGLYPNSPRTGDNPLAIIDRAINQETTNRVTSASTATAHLFEKESSSLRLSAQGGIDYAGSNALLALPSDLQSQISAAYHGVVRVAKNQFFNYNLSTFLIYDWKLGPLALTSQVGATRLGLNAQLQYSQGQNLAPGPLQPDRGTVITQLTTIQDETDVGYVAQQEVNFKDIIFATGGIRLDKSSRNSDPTKLYAFPKASLAVNLAKLDAFTFNNVNLIKLRGAYGETGNPPFFGSTFSPLSTISTGGNVGVAPSTVVGNSSIGPERATELELGIDLGFFNNRVTLEASVYNKKILNFIQPYTLAPGTGVTQIRAFPVGDLRNRGLELSLGLIPVQSENFRWTSSTQFWLNRSLVTRLTVPVTNLNTGFGSRYGTNFLAQGESPTQWYGRPAVTDNPELLTRYGDAQPTFQMSYLNSFNIFKNFDISFLLNWKQNSYTSNLTVTNQDGYGTSPDWSQPYTSTNAAGVTTTQPVGLVRPAFNADYYVQNSGYVRLREVSIYYSLPAALRSSLFKEYVNRLQIGVSGNNLVTWTKYKGYDPEVSNFGSTNTQAQVDVVGYPSTRRLWFHINLGF comes from the coding sequence ATGAAGCAGTTTTCCATTCTATTGTTCTTGATGCTTACGTGCCTTTTGCAGCAGGCCTTTGCCCAGGACAAGACATTATCGGGTCGGGTCACCGACTCCAATAGCCAAGGCATTCCCGGAGTAACGGTACTTGCCAAGGGCACGCGGGCCGGTACGGCCACCAATGCCAACGGCGATTTTTCGTTCAGCGCACCCGCTGGTACCACCACGCTGTCGTTCAGCTTCGTGGGCTACAAAACCGTAGAGCGCGACGTAACGTCGACCAACTCGGTAACGGTGGCATTGGAAGTGGCCCCCCGCGACCTTGACGAAGTGGTAGTGAACGGCTTGGCTTCTACAGTCAAACGTTCCAATCTTGCTAATGCAGTGACTACTGTGTCGGCGCAAGAGCTGTACGGAAGCACTCGGCCAGTAACTGTGGATGCGGCTTTGAGCGGCAAAGTTGTGGGAGCTAACATCAACGCTACTAGTGGCGCTCCCGGTGGTGGGGTATCGGTGCAATTGCGGGGTATTTCAACCCTCACGGGCAACGTGCAACCACTTTATGTAATCGACGGGGTATATGCAGTAAGCCAAGAAATTGGTAACGGCGCAGGCTCGTTGGCGTTCTCGGGGGCGTCAGGAGGCACCGGCCGTACTACCCAAGACAACGGCACCAACCGCATCTCAGACTTGAACCCAGCAGATATCGAATCTATTGAGATCTTGAAAGGCCCAAGCGCTGCGGCTATTTACGGCCAGCGTGCCAACGCTGGGGTAATTATCATCAAGACAAAGCGGGGCGTGGCTGGCCAAACTAAAGTCAACGTCAGCCAAGATTTGGGATTGCAATTTATTCAGCGCTACATCGGACATGAAGCCTTTAATGCGGATAAAATTACCCTCTTAGATGGTACGGGAGCGGGCGGCCAAGCTGAGCAAGCGAACTTCGCAGCTGCTCAAGCCAGCGGGAAAATCTACGATTACGAGAAAGAAGTGTTTGGTAACAAAGCTTTCATGCGCAACACCAACGTGAGCATATCGGGGGGCAACGACCGGACGAAGTTCTACGCTTCCGGTTCCAATACCCGCGAAGATGGCATCGTTAAAAATACGAACTATCAGCGCAGTTCCGTACGATTGAACTTAGACCAAAAGATTGGGTCATTCATTGATTTGAGCGTTAACAGCGGTTACTACAACTCTACTAACCGCCGCAGCTTCTTTGGCAACGACAACAACGGGGTATCGGTTGGCTACAACCTGCTTTCCATTCGGGATTATGATGAACTGCACCCTGACCCGATAACGGGCCTCTACCCTAATTCCCCCCGTACCGGCGATAACCCGCTCGCCATCATCGACCGCGCCATTAACCAAGAGACTACTAACCGCGTGACTTCGGCTAGTACCGCAACGGCGCATCTTTTTGAAAAAGAAAGCTCATCGTTGCGCTTAAGTGCCCAGGGTGGTATTGACTATGCAGGGTCGAACGCTTTATTGGCCCTCCCGTCCGACTTGCAATCACAGATAAGTGCTGCTTATCACGGTGTAGTTCGAGTGGCTAAAAACCAATTTTTCAACTATAACCTCAGCACCTTTCTTATTTACGACTGGAAGCTGGGTCCGTTGGCCTTGACCTCACAAGTAGGCGCTACTCGATTGGGTCTGAACGCGCAATTGCAGTATAGCCAGGGACAAAATCTGGCCCCTGGCCCACTGCAGCCTGACCGTGGAACTGTCATCACGCAGTTGACGACCATCCAGGATGAAACGGACGTAGGATATGTGGCTCAGCAGGAAGTAAATTTTAAGGACATTATTTTCGCCACGGGCGGTATTCGCCTCGATAAATCGAGCCGCAACTCTGACCCTACCAAACTTTACGCTTTTCCCAAGGCTTCATTAGCCGTCAACCTTGCCAAACTTGATGCATTCACGTTCAATAACGTAAACCTCATTAAACTGCGCGGTGCTTACGGCGAGACTGGTAACCCTCCCTTTTTCGGTTCTACTTTTTCGCCGCTGAGTACGATCAGCACAGGCGGTAACGTTGGCGTTGCTCCTTCAACGGTTGTGGGCAATTCTAGTATTGGTCCCGAGCGGGCAACTGAATTAGAACTCGGCATCGACCTGGGTTTCTTCAATAACCGAGTAACGCTTGAAGCGAGTGTTTACAACAAGAAAATTTTGAATTTCATCCAGCCTTACACGCTGGCTCCCGGCACTGGTGTAACCCAGATTCGTGCTTTTCCAGTGGGCGACCTGCGCAACCGGGGTCTCGAGTTATCGCTGGGCTTGATACCTGTGCAATCGGAAAATTTCCGTTGGACTTCCAGTACGCAGTTCTGGCTCAACCGGAGTCTTGTCACCCGCCTTACTGTACCAGTTACCAACCTAAATACTGGTTTCGGCAGCCGCTATGGCACGAACTTCCTAGCGCAAGGTGAATCGCCTACTCAGTGGTATGGTCGTCCAGCCGTGACGGACAATCCCGAACTATTGACCCGCTACGGTGACGCCCAACCTACTTTCCAGATGTCTTACTTGAACTCGTTCAATATATTCAAAAACTTTGACATCTCTTTCTTGCTGAACTGGAAGCAAAACAGCTATACCAGTAACCTGACGGTTACTAACCAAGATGGTTACGGTACCAGCCCCGACTGGAGCCAGCCCTACACCTCAACCAACGCTGCGGGTGTTACGACGACGCAACCCGTAGGCTTGGTACGCCCGGCGTTTAACGCTGACTATTATGTGCAAAATAGCGGCTACGTTCGCCTGCGTGAAGTATCGATTTATTACTCGCTACCCGCTGCTTTGCGCAGTAGCTTGTTCAAAGAATATGTCAATCGCTTGCAAATAGGTGTTTCGGGTAACAATTTGGTTACTTGGACAAAGTATAAAGGCTACGACCCAGAAGTTTCGAACTTTGGCTCGACCAACACCCAAGCACAAGTGGACGTGGTTGGTTACCCTTCAACGCGCCGCCTCTGGTTCCACATCAACTTGGGTTTCTAG